The Kitasatospora paranensis genome has a window encoding:
- a CDS encoding carboxymuconolactone decarboxylase family protein gives MDTRINLFENEIGARFAKRFANAALVIHGSPLPSSTQELVSLRASQINGCGWCIDLHTKEAAAAGESAVRLHLVAAWRESTVFTEAERAALALAEEGTRLADAHQGVSDDTWAQVRKHYDDDQIAALVSLVALINAANRLAVITHQRGGSYEPGMFAAALD, from the coding sequence ATGGACACCCGCATCAACCTCTTCGAGAACGAGATCGGCGCCCGGTTCGCCAAGCGGTTCGCCAATGCGGCCCTGGTGATCCACGGGTCGCCGCTGCCGAGCTCCACCCAGGAGCTGGTGTCCCTGCGCGCCAGCCAGATCAACGGCTGCGGGTGGTGCATCGACCTGCACACCAAGGAGGCCGCGGCCGCCGGCGAGAGTGCCGTCCGGCTCCACCTCGTCGCCGCCTGGCGCGAGTCCACCGTGTTCACCGAGGCGGAGCGGGCCGCGCTGGCCCTCGCCGAGGAGGGCACCCGGCTGGCCGACGCCCACCAGGGCGTCTCCGACGACACCTGGGCCCAGGTGCGCAAGCACTACGACGACGACCAGATCGCCGCCCTGGTCTCCCTGGTCGCCCTGATCAACGCGGCCAACCGGCTCGCCGTCATCACGCACCAGCGGGGCGGCTCCTACGAGCCCGGCATGTTCGCCGCCGCCCTCGACTGA
- a CDS encoding RNA polymerase sigma-70 factor — MEDTGGRFAGSPGTDPATAAFVAHRNLLFTVAYEMLGSAADAEDVLQETWLRWAGVDLDTVREQRAYLVRITTRQALTRLRTLGRRKESYVGSWLPEPLLTTPDVAEDVELADSVSMAMLLVLETLAPTERAVFVLREVFDVGYDEIAEAVDKSPAAVRQIAHRARAHVAARRPRGVVSPDESRDALVAFRRAVETGDLQGLVDILAPDVVLLGDGGGIKQAVLRPVVGADKVARLLAGGLGRITATTSLVPAQVNGHPALILRLDGVLDTVVAVRIDDGLVTGLYAVRNPEKLSRMERETALRR; from the coding sequence GTGGAGGACACCGGCGGCCGGTTCGCCGGCAGCCCGGGCACGGACCCGGCGACTGCGGCGTTCGTCGCCCATCGCAACCTGCTGTTCACCGTGGCCTACGAGATGCTCGGCTCGGCCGCCGACGCGGAGGACGTCCTGCAGGAGACCTGGCTGCGGTGGGCGGGTGTCGATCTCGACACCGTGCGGGAGCAGCGGGCGTACCTGGTGCGGATCACCACGCGGCAGGCGCTGACCCGGCTGCGGACGCTCGGCCGCCGCAAGGAGTCCTACGTCGGCTCCTGGCTGCCCGAGCCGCTGCTGACCACGCCGGACGTGGCCGAGGACGTCGAGCTGGCCGACAGCGTCTCGATGGCGATGCTGCTGGTCCTGGAGACGCTGGCGCCGACCGAGCGGGCGGTGTTCGTGCTGCGCGAGGTGTTCGACGTCGGGTACGACGAGATCGCCGAAGCCGTCGACAAGAGCCCGGCCGCGGTCCGCCAGATCGCGCACCGGGCACGGGCGCACGTCGCGGCGCGCCGTCCGCGCGGAGTGGTGTCCCCGGACGAGAGCCGGGATGCGCTCGTTGCGTTCCGGCGGGCGGTCGAGACGGGCGACCTGCAGGGCCTGGTCGACATCCTCGCGCCGGACGTCGTCCTGCTGGGTGACGGGGGCGGGATCAAGCAGGCCGTGCTGCGGCCCGTCGTGGGGGCGGACAAGGTGGCCCGGCTGCTGGCCGGCGGGCTGGGCAGGATCACCGCCACGACGTCACTGGTGCCGGCCCAGGTGAACGGCCACCCTGCGCTGATCCTGCGGCTCGACGGCGTGCTCGACACGGTCGTGGCGGTGCGGATCGACGACGGCCTCGTCACCGGGCTCTATGCGGTGCGCAATCCGGAGAAGCTGTCCCGCATGGAACGGGAGACCGCCCTGCGCCGCTGA
- a CDS encoding class I SAM-dependent methyltransferase — translation MWATAVGVARVRALETEREGALFRDPLARAFAAAGGLWPSPPPLPDDEAARRRRLAVSFSIVIRTKFLDDLLQQASASGIRQVVLLGAGMDSRAFRMDWPEGTRLFEVDTAAPLGFKASVLRQERAVARCERITVAVDLREDWPAALAAAGHDPDAPTVWIAEGLLIYLPEDAVELLLARIGAQSAAGSRLGLTLGSRGVIERFGADAAPGSAASMWVSEMPDDPVGWLAGHGWEADSHTLRERAAAYGRPITTPPQREEQPGGLISAVRW, via the coding sequence GTGTGGGCCACGGCGGTGGGGGTGGCCAGGGTGCGGGCGCTGGAGACCGAGCGGGAGGGCGCGCTGTTCCGCGACCCGCTGGCACGGGCCTTCGCCGCCGCCGGCGGCCTGTGGCCCTCCCCGCCACCGCTGCCCGATGACGAGGCCGCGCGACGACGCCGGCTCGCCGTGTCGTTCTCCATCGTCATCAGGACGAAGTTCCTCGACGACCTGTTGCAGCAGGCCTCCGCGTCCGGGATCCGGCAGGTCGTGCTGCTCGGCGCCGGCATGGACAGCCGGGCCTTCCGGATGGACTGGCCCGAGGGCACAAGGCTGTTCGAGGTCGACACCGCCGCGCCACTGGGCTTCAAGGCTTCGGTGCTGCGTCAGGAGCGGGCCGTCGCACGCTGCGAGCGGATCACCGTCGCGGTGGATCTGCGTGAGGACTGGCCGGCTGCGCTGGCCGCCGCAGGGCACGACCCGGACGCGCCGACCGTGTGGATCGCCGAAGGACTGCTGATCTATCTGCCCGAGGACGCGGTGGAGCTGCTGCTGGCCCGGATCGGCGCGCAGTCGGCGGCAGGCAGCCGGCTGGGGCTGACCTTGGGCTCGCGCGGCGTGATCGAGCGCTTCGGCGCGGACGCCGCACCGGGCTCGGCAGCGTCCATGTGGGTCTCGGAGATGCCCGACGACCCGGTGGGCTGGCTGGCCGGACACGGCTGGGAGGCCGACAGCCACACCCTGCGCGAGCGTGCCGCCGCCTACGGCCGCCCGATCACCACCCCGCCGCAGCGCGAGGAGCAGCCCGGCGGACTGATCTCGGCGGTCCGCTGGTAG
- a CDS encoding PhzF family phenazine biosynthesis protein, producing MRIRIIDAFTDRPFGGNPAAVCVLDETDRPGGADRPGWTHQPDGPDRPDGTWPEDAWMRRVAAEMNQSETAFALRRAAPDGTDWGLRWFTPVNEAHLCGHATLATAHALHSDGLIGRDWVRFGTRSGVLRARPEADGSITLDLPASRSVPAEPLPGLESALGCTPLAVLRTAALDKALVLLSDERTVRALTPDLAAVARLPIRSVTVTAPAEDRAAGYDFVSRNFCPAVGIPEDPVTGGAHTALAPYWAARLGRSEVTGYQASSRGGLMACLVTGERVMLRGRAVTVVDGTLRSEPTGPRQPLRRAAVGRAATRSPVHRHGGILWRRKPGGGETAAVNTLAPALKPSDAPRPDPRAHGLAADFAGMDDLVADLVLPAHAPSYVVSALETSRELVRHAFYRYEFGTVAVTHALVAVEHALGERCGVGPTFPDLITQAAAAGLVPPGAADLLQACRLLRDQVARGTVTSAALTLPRAVEMVRAAFDTAALLFPAPAAAGTTTEDGGGTPSDNRLARLWAEHRGTPFPASFRGVDIENVDLILLDADVAGLVQRELTRGLDDEGIAILWACIANLDRILPLIGTEDCRSFYAQLRTLAGLAAARHTPAAS from the coding sequence ATGCGGATCCGGATCATCGACGCCTTCACCGACCGGCCCTTCGGCGGCAATCCGGCCGCCGTCTGCGTGCTGGACGAGACGGATCGCCCGGGCGGGGCGGATCGGCCAGGCTGGACGCACCAGCCCGACGGACCGGATCGGCCGGACGGCACCTGGCCCGAGGACGCCTGGATGCGGCGGGTCGCCGCCGAGATGAACCAGTCCGAGACCGCCTTCGCCCTGCGGCGCGCCGCCCCTGACGGGACGGACTGGGGCCTGCGCTGGTTCACCCCCGTGAACGAGGCCCATCTGTGCGGGCACGCCACGCTGGCCACCGCGCACGCCCTCCACTCCGACGGCCTGATCGGCCGCGACTGGGTGCGCTTCGGCACCCGCAGCGGGGTGCTGCGGGCCCGTCCCGAGGCGGACGGATCGATCACGCTCGACCTCCCCGCGAGCAGGTCCGTCCCGGCCGAGCCGCTGCCCGGCCTGGAGAGCGCCCTCGGCTGCACCCCGCTGGCAGTCCTCCGCACCGCGGCCCTCGACAAGGCCCTGGTCCTGCTCTCCGACGAGCGCACGGTGCGCGCCCTCACCCCCGACCTCGCCGCGGTGGCCCGACTGCCCATCAGGAGCGTCACCGTCACCGCCCCTGCGGAGGACCGCGCGGCCGGCTACGACTTCGTCTCCCGGAACTTCTGCCCGGCCGTCGGCATCCCGGAGGACCCGGTCACCGGTGGCGCCCACACCGCTCTCGCACCGTACTGGGCGGCACGGCTCGGCCGGTCCGAGGTGACCGGCTACCAGGCCTCCTCGCGCGGCGGACTGATGGCCTGCCTCGTCACCGGGGAACGGGTCATGCTCCGCGGACGGGCCGTCACCGTGGTCGACGGCACGCTCCGCAGCGAGCCGACCGGCCCCCGGCAGCCCCTCCGCAGAGCAGCCGTCGGCCGGGCCGCCACCCGGTCCCCCGTGCATCGCCACGGTGGAATCCTCTGGCGGCGGAAGCCTGGGGGCGGCGAGACTGCGGCGGTGAACACCCTGGCGCCCGCCCTCAAGCCGTCCGACGCTCCGCGGCCCGACCCGCGGGCCCACGGCCTCGCGGCCGACTTCGCGGGCATGGACGACCTGGTGGCCGACCTGGTCCTGCCCGCGCACGCACCCTCGTACGTCGTGAGTGCGCTCGAAACCTCCCGCGAACTCGTCCGCCACGCCTTCTACCGCTACGAGTTCGGCACCGTGGCCGTCACGCACGCGCTGGTCGCCGTGGAGCACGCCCTCGGCGAACGCTGCGGCGTCGGGCCGACGTTCCCGGACCTCATCACGCAGGCGGCCGCAGCAGGCCTCGTCCCACCCGGGGCCGCCGACCTCCTCCAGGCCTGCCGTCTGCTGCGCGACCAGGTCGCACGCGGCACCGTGACCAGCGCCGCGCTCACGCTGCCCAGGGCCGTCGAGATGGTGCGCGCCGCCTTCGACACGGCGGCCCTGCTCTTCCCGGCGCCGGCCGCCGCGGGGACGACGACCGAGGACGGCGGCGGCACACCCTCCGACAACCGGCTCGCCCGGCTGTGGGCCGAGCACCGAGGCACGCCGTTCCCAGCGAGCTTCCGCGGCGTGGACATCGAGAACGTCGACCTGATCCTCCTCGACGCGGACGTGGCCGGCCTCGTCCAGAGGGAACTCACGCGCGGGCTCGACGACGAAGGCATCGCGATCCTCTGGGCATGCATCGCGAACCTCGACAGGATCCTGCCGCTGATCGGCACCGAAGACTGCCGGTCCTTCTACGCACAGCTGCGGACACTGGCCGGGCTCGCGGCGGCACGCCACACCCCCGCCGCGAGCTGA
- a CDS encoding MFS transporter, which translates to MVTTAPGPGAGPGTGFVPSATGRRRSIALFVVLLAMFMDLLDNTIINVALPSIHKELGGSYSAVQWIAAGYTLAFALALITGSRLGDILGRRRLFLIGTAGFTVASALCGASRSGSELISARVLQGVTAALMVPQVLAVVQTMYAPRDRGKAVGMFGALAGMATVGGPILGALLTSGDIAGLGWRSVFLVNVPVGILALVLGARYLPESKAPRAGRLDLAGVALSALALLLLVLPLIKGQDLGWPAWTFVSMAGSLVVLAAFVAQQRRRTRTAGSPLVELGLFRHRSFAGGLLVNLLFMGGAIGFFLVLTVFLQTGLGFSVLRSGLTGIPWGLLVPVFAGVGAGVLAPRLGRPVLQLGLVLDIVAMLVLMWTVGRGDVTSVALVPALAIGGAGMGLVVAPLLDFTLADVPVADAGSASGLYNTVQQIGSALGVAGLGAFFLGRTGHAVPGATAFGPAFQHTLWLPGGAFAAALAATFLMPRHAAHHDDVA; encoded by the coding sequence ATGGTCACCACCGCACCCGGACCCGGCGCCGGACCCGGCACCGGATTCGTCCCGTCCGCCACCGGCCGCCGCCGCAGCATCGCCCTGTTCGTCGTCCTCCTGGCGATGTTCATGGACCTGCTCGACAACACGATCATCAACGTGGCGCTGCCGTCCATCCACAAGGAACTCGGCGGCAGCTACTCCGCCGTGCAGTGGATCGCCGCCGGCTACACCCTCGCCTTCGCCCTCGCGCTGATCACCGGCAGCCGCCTCGGCGACATCCTCGGCCGCAGACGGCTCTTCCTGATCGGGACCGCCGGATTCACGGTCGCCTCCGCGCTGTGCGGCGCCTCCCGGAGCGGGAGCGAACTGATCTCCGCCCGGGTCCTCCAGGGCGTCACGGCGGCGCTCATGGTCCCCCAGGTCCTGGCCGTCGTCCAGACCATGTACGCGCCCAGGGACCGCGGCAAGGCGGTCGGCATGTTCGGTGCCCTGGCCGGGATGGCGACGGTCGGCGGACCGATCCTGGGCGCGCTGCTCACCAGCGGCGACATCGCGGGCCTGGGCTGGCGCTCGGTCTTCCTGGTGAACGTCCCCGTCGGGATCCTCGCCCTGGTCCTCGGCGCCCGGTACCTGCCCGAGTCGAAGGCCCCGCGGGCGGGCCGCCTGGACCTGGCCGGCGTCGCACTGTCCGCGCTCGCGCTCCTCCTGCTCGTCCTCCCGCTGATCAAGGGGCAGGACCTCGGCTGGCCCGCCTGGACCTTCGTGTCGATGGCCGGCTCGCTGGTCGTCCTTGCCGCCTTCGTCGCCCAGCAGCGGCGCCGCACACGCACGGCAGGTTCCCCGCTGGTCGAGCTCGGACTCTTCCGTCATCGGTCGTTCGCCGGCGGCCTGCTGGTCAACCTGCTGTTCATGGGCGGCGCCATCGGCTTCTTCCTCGTCCTCACCGTCTTCCTGCAGACCGGGCTCGGCTTCAGCGTCCTGCGCTCCGGCCTGACCGGGATCCCGTGGGGGCTGCTGGTGCCCGTGTTCGCCGGCGTCGGCGCCGGTGTCCTCGCCCCCAGGCTGGGCCGGCCCGTCCTGCAGCTCGGCCTGGTCCTCGACATCGTCGCGATGCTCGTCCTGATGTGGACGGTGGGGCGGGGCGACGTGACCTCCGTCGCGCTCGTCCCCGCGCTCGCGATCGGCGGCGCCGGCATGGGGCTCGTCGTCGCCCCGCTGCTCGACTTCACCCTCGCCGACGTCCCGGTCGCCGACGCGGGCTCCGCGTCCGGCCTCTACAACACCGTCCAGCAGATCGGCAGTGCCCTCGGTGTCGCCGGCCTCGGAGCGTTCTTCCTCGGTCGCACCGGCCACGCCGTCCCCGGCGCGACGGCTTTCGGCCCCGCCTTCCAGCACACCCTCTGGCTTCCCGGCGGAGCCTTCGCCGCAGCCCTGGCCGCGACCTTCCTCATGCCCCGGCACGCCGCCCACCACGACGACGTCGCCTGA
- a CDS encoding GNAT family N-acetyltransferase translates to MKTVLSLANITPDNFDAAINLNVRPDQEHLVAPVVKSLAEAYVHPDTAWPRLILDGDRPVGFLMAFFDVDFAGDGQGTDLRSGLWRLTVAAGEQGRGYGRFAVQSVAAEIRRRGGTRLTTTWHPGGNGPEGFYLGLGFRPTGETSGDQRVGELDLAEVPSEGRHLTTRSTATAGRP, encoded by the coding sequence ATGAAGACCGTGCTCAGCTTGGCGAACATCACCCCTGACAACTTCGATGCCGCGATCAACCTGAACGTGCGCCCGGATCAGGAGCACCTGGTCGCTCCGGTCGTGAAGTCACTTGCCGAGGCGTATGTGCACCCCGACACGGCTTGGCCCCGACTCATCCTCGACGGCGACCGGCCCGTCGGTTTCCTCATGGCGTTCTTCGACGTCGACTTCGCCGGTGACGGTCAGGGCACCGACCTTCGCTCCGGCCTCTGGCGCCTCACCGTCGCAGCGGGGGAACAGGGGCGTGGATACGGCCGCTTCGCGGTGCAATCCGTGGCCGCCGAGATCCGCCGACGCGGCGGCACTCGTCTGACGACCACCTGGCACCCGGGCGGAAACGGCCCGGAAGGCTTCTACCTGGGGCTGGGGTTCCGGCCGACCGGGGAGACGAGCGGGGATCAGCGGGTCGGCGAACTCGACTTGGCCGAAGTCCCGTCCGAGGGACGGCACTTGACGACTCGCTCGACGGCCACCGCCGGGCGACCATGA
- a CDS encoding DUF4262 domain-containing protein, which translates to MDRRTVEQVQEYGWSVVMVPADDEGPAFAYTIGLWHTHGSPELAMFGLDVRTMQTLLNALGDKAAAGTAPAADQEHHGVVEGAPVVLKNVDLRWYRTFFGCAIAFYRRPPFPVLEVVWPDTGGSFLWQPESDEQYRRSQPQLWLHPAAHPEGVWTALANS; encoded by the coding sequence ATGGACCGGAGGACGGTCGAGCAGGTCCAGGAGTACGGCTGGAGCGTGGTGATGGTCCCCGCCGACGACGAGGGGCCGGCGTTCGCCTACACCATCGGGCTGTGGCACACCCACGGGTCACCCGAGCTCGCCATGTTCGGCCTGGATGTCCGCACCATGCAGACACTGCTCAATGCGCTCGGCGACAAGGCCGCGGCGGGGACCGCGCCGGCGGCCGACCAGGAGCACCACGGGGTCGTCGAGGGCGCTCCGGTCGTACTGAAGAACGTCGATCTCCGCTGGTACCGGACGTTCTTCGGCTGCGCGATCGCCTTCTACCGGCGGCCGCCCTTCCCGGTCCTGGAGGTGGTGTGGCCCGACACCGGCGGCTCCTTCCTGTGGCAGCCCGAGAGCGACGAGCAGTACCGCCGGTCCCAGCCGCAGCTGTGGTTGCACCCCGCCGCGCACCCCGAGGGGGTCTGGACGGCGCTCGCGAACTCCTGA
- a CDS encoding MarR family winged helix-turn-helix transcriptional regulator codes for MRGDSSNVKRSGSGHGPARSSGAGLSVRGRRLRPGDRAPSRGQRDGSALPGDPPRHRGDHPRELASELGLTTGSVTTMLDRLEKLGYLTRTPHPTDGRKTLVRVTPDAAHRTYALMAPFLDDAGRRVLDRFTPEQLEVVIDFLAFSRGIQQQHTHRLREEAQPGPRRSGGGRRRAPVRPPATGPEPAGVGRRRARGPVRSVACTLIVLIVLPVAASSATTTATVTRPTTWTGGRSSRSRSTAGAW; via the coding sequence ATGAGGGGAGATAGCTCGAATGTCAAGCGAAGTGGATCCGGTCATGGCCCGGCTCGGAGCAGCGGTGCAGGGCTATCAGTCCGCGGTCGACGACTTCGACCGGGTGATCGCGCACCGTCTCGGGGTCAACGAGACGGATCTGCGCTGCCTGGAGATCCTCCTCGCCACCGAGGAGACCACCCCCGCGAGCTCGCCTCCGAGCTGGGTCTCACCACGGGCAGCGTCACCACGATGCTCGACCGCCTGGAGAAGCTCGGCTATCTCACCCGCACCCCGCACCCCACCGACGGGCGCAAGACCCTCGTCCGCGTCACCCCCGACGCCGCGCACCGCACCTACGCCCTGATGGCGCCGTTCCTCGACGACGCCGGCCGCCGGGTCCTCGACCGCTTCACCCCCGAACAGCTGGAGGTGGTCATCGACTTCCTCGCCTTCAGCCGTGGCATCCAGCAGCAGCACACCCACCGGCTGCGTGAGGAGGCCCAGCCCGGGCCCCGGCGCAGCGGGGGCGGCAGGCGCCGGGCCCCCGTCCGGCCGCCGGCCACCGGGCCTGAACCGGCCGGGGTGGGACGCCGGCGCGCGCGGGGCCCGGTACGGTCGGTGGCATGCACCCTGATCGTCCTGATCGTCCTGCCTGTCGCTGCGTCATCTGCCACGACTACGGCGACCGTGACGAGGCCGACCACATGGACCGGAGGACGGTCGAGCAGGTCCAGGAGTACGGCTGGAGCGTGGTGA
- a CDS encoding histidine-type phosphatase codes for MTDSGDGDAVLAVLQSAQDRGALTALGRRLGPQVRALLAGASSIGYGSLSARGAQEQQQAALRLERRLPGLFDAIAAGQQPIAVETSGVARAVASANAFTAGLTAGDPALAAVIRPPVTDKNLLYFHKQPQNADYQAYLASDPDLAAVLARIDGEPETARAAAQVAARLFRPDFAAAMTGEERLAFARSLYQLYGAAPDLRAEAPDVDLDPFLPAEDARRLAYLDDAEEFYQKGPAFSGRTITYGMAQVLLDDLLSQAAAKAHGTSDKGAVLRFTHAEEIEPLAVLLGLPGSTEPADPAQPYSYGTNPWRGARVAPMAANVQWDLFAGPAHGGADARAAGGRTAGGATAPGGTRYLVRMLYNEKETAFPAACRPIARGSYFYDLDEVERCFGRH; via the coding sequence ATGACCGACAGCGGCGACGGCGACGCCGTCCTCGCCGTGCTGCAGAGCGCTCAGGACCGCGGCGCGCTCACCGCCCTCGGCCGGCGCCTCGGCCCGCAGGTCCGTGCGCTGCTCGCCGGCGCCTCGTCGATCGGCTACGGCAGCCTCTCCGCCCGCGGCGCCCAGGAGCAGCAGCAGGCCGCGCTGCGCCTGGAGCGCCGTCTGCCCGGGCTCTTCGACGCTATCGCCGCCGGGCAGCAGCCGATCGCGGTCGAGACGTCCGGCGTCGCCCGGGCCGTGGCGAGTGCGAACGCCTTCACCGCGGGGCTGACCGCCGGTGACCCCGCCCTGGCAGCCGTGATCCGGCCGCCCGTCACCGACAAGAACCTGCTGTACTTCCACAAGCAGCCGCAGAACGCCGACTACCAGGCCTACCTCGCGAGCGATCCCGACCTGGCCGCCGTGCTCGCCCGGATCGACGGCGAGCCCGAGACCGCACGGGCGGCCGCACAGGTCGCCGCCCGGCTGTTCCGGCCCGACTTCGCCGCCGCGATGACGGGGGAGGAGCGGCTCGCCTTCGCCCGCTCGCTCTACCAGCTCTACGGCGCAGCGCCCGATCTGCGCGCCGAGGCCCCCGACGTGGACCTCGACCCGTTCCTGCCGGCCGAGGACGCCCGCCGGCTCGCCTACCTCGACGACGCCGAGGAGTTCTACCAGAAGGGCCCCGCCTTCAGCGGACGCACCATCACCTACGGCATGGCGCAGGTCCTGCTCGACGACCTGCTGTCCCAGGCCGCGGCGAAGGCGCACGGCACGAGCGACAAGGGCGCCGTCCTCCGCTTCACCCACGCCGAGGAGATCGAACCGCTCGCCGTCCTGCTCGGCCTGCCCGGCAGCACCGAGCCCGCGGACCCGGCGCAGCCCTACAGCTACGGCACCAACCCGTGGCGCGGCGCCCGGGTCGCCCCGATGGCCGCGAACGTGCAGTGGGACCTGTTCGCCGGCCCCGCGCACGGCGGTGCGGACGCCCGCGCGGCGGGCGGCCGGACGGCGGGGGGCGCGACCGCGCCGGGCGGCACTCGGTACCTGGTCCGGATGCTCTACAACGAGAAGGAGACCGCATTCCCCGCCGCCTGCAGGCCGATCGCCCGGGGCAGCTACTTCTACGACCTCGACGAGGTGGAGCGCTGCTTCGGCCGCCACTGA